Proteins encoded in a region of the Bacillus sp. T3 genome:
- a CDS encoding gamma-type small acid-soluble spore protein, whose amino-acid sequence MANFNQPNKTSAGTNIQQVRQQNAQSQGGAGQFGTEFASETNAAEVRQQNAQSARNKSGASSVAGSSFGAGASAGAGQFGTEFASETNAAEVRRQNQQSQANKSQGSGQFGGQS is encoded by the coding sequence ATGGCAAATTTCAATCAGCCAAACAAAACATCTGCTGGAACTAATATTCAGCAAGTAAGACAACAAAACGCTCAATCTCAAGGTGGAGCTGGCCAATTCGGAACCGAATTCGCTAGTGAAACAAACGCTGCAGAAGTGAGACAACAAAACGCTCAATCTGCACGCAATAAGTCAGGAGCAAGCTCTGTAGCTGGATCAAGCTTTGGAGCAGGTGCAAGCGCAGGCGCTGGCCAATTTGGAACAGAGTTTGCGAGCGAAACAAATGCTGCTGAAGTTAGACGTCAAAATCAACAATCTCAAGCTAATAAATCTCAAGGCTCAGGTCAATTTGGCGGCCAAAGCTAA
- a CDS encoding glutamate-1-semialdehyde 2,1-aminomutase, whose amino-acid sequence MNFTNSERLHNEALQHIVGGVNSPSRSYKAVGGGSPVVMERGHGAYFWDVDGNQYIDYLAAYGPIITGHAHPHITEAIKKAADSGVLYGTPTPHEVKFAKMLKEAIPSLDKVRFVNSGTEAVMTTIRVARAYTGRDKIIKFAGCYHGHSDLVLVAAGSGPSTLGTPDSAGVPKSIAQEVITVPFNDIDAYKEALDKWGDQVAAVLVEPIVGNFGIVEPKSGFLQAVNDLTHAAGALVIYDEVITAFRFMYGGAQDLLGVKPDLTALGKIIGGGLPIGAYGGRIDIMEHVAPLGPAYQAGTMAGNPASILSGIACLEVLGQNGVYEYLDQLGALLEEGILEAAKDFEIPITINRLKGALTVYFTTEKIENYVQAENTDGEMFGKFFKLMLHQGINLAPSKYEAWFLTIAHTQEDIEATIHAVRNAFSSLKNE is encoded by the coding sequence ATGAATTTTACTAATTCTGAACGATTACATAATGAAGCATTACAGCATATTGTTGGCGGAGTTAACAGCCCGTCACGTTCGTATAAAGCGGTTGGTGGAGGCTCACCGGTTGTGATGGAACGTGGTCATGGGGCCTATTTCTGGGATGTCGATGGCAACCAATATATCGATTATTTAGCAGCCTATGGACCAATTATTACGGGACATGCGCATCCACATATTACAGAGGCAATAAAAAAAGCAGCGGATTCAGGTGTCCTTTACGGAACCCCAACTCCCCACGAAGTAAAGTTCGCGAAAATGTTAAAAGAGGCGATTCCTTCATTAGATAAGGTCCGGTTTGTGAATTCCGGAACCGAGGCCGTCATGACAACGATTCGTGTCGCTCGTGCCTATACGGGACGAGATAAAATCATTAAATTTGCTGGCTGTTATCACGGTCATTCCGATCTTGTCCTTGTCGCAGCTGGTTCAGGTCCATCTACACTTGGAACCCCTGATTCTGCTGGTGTGCCAAAAAGTATTGCTCAAGAAGTCATCACTGTCCCATTTAATGACATTGACGCTTATAAGGAAGCACTTGATAAATGGGGCGATCAAGTTGCAGCAGTACTTGTTGAGCCAATCGTTGGGAACTTTGGAATTGTCGAGCCTAAGTCAGGATTTTTACAAGCTGTCAATGACTTGACCCATGCTGCCGGGGCACTTGTTATCTATGATGAAGTCATTACTGCATTCCGGTTCATGTACGGTGGTGCGCAAGATTTACTTGGAGTAAAGCCAGATTTAACCGCCTTAGGAAAAATTATAGGAGGCGGCCTACCAATTGGTGCTTACGGTGGACGGATTGATATTATGGAGCATGTTGCACCGCTCGGTCCAGCCTATCAAGCAGGTACGATGGCAGGAAACCCTGCTTCTATTTTATCTGGAATAGCTTGTCTAGAGGTTCTCGGGCAAAATGGCGTTTACGAATATTTAGATCAATTAGGTGCATTGCTCGAAGAGGGAATTTTAGAGGCTGCAAAGGATTTCGAAATTCCAATTACGATTAATCGACTCAAAGGAGCATTAACGGTTTATTTTACAACAGAAAAAATTGAAAATTATGTTCAAGCTGAAAATACAGATGGTGAAATGTTTGGTAAATTTTTTAAGCTGATGCTCCATCAAGGAATTAATTTGGCTCCGTCAAAATATGAAGCGTGGTTCCTTACAATCGCTCATACACAAGAGGACATTGAAGCAACAATCCATGCAGTTCGCAATGCATTTTCCTCACTAAAGAATGAATAA
- a CDS encoding ABC transporter ATP-binding protein — protein sequence MNNILRYLQFVKPYRFQIVGTILIGVIKFSIPLITPLLIKFVLDDVIGSEILSKQEKLDQLFILMALMIVVFVILRPPVEYYRQYFAQWTANRILYDIRDRLFTHIQKLSFKYYANTRSGEVISRVINDVEQTKTFVISGLMNLWLDIATIVIAIFIMFSMDISLTLVSLILFPFYGFSVRYFFGNLRKLTRVRSQALAEVQSYLHERVQGMPVIKSFAIEDFEQGQFDKQNRNFLTKAIDHTRWNAKSFAVVNTITDVAPLIVIGFSAYQVIQNDLSLGTMVAFISYIEKLYSPLRRLVNSSTTITQSIASMDRVFEFMDEEYDIVDAANAVECKEVEGNLIFDHVSFSYNDNEDYVLKDISLNVKKGETLALVGMSGGGKSSLISLIPRFYDVTKGKILLDGVDISSIKVRSLRDKIGMVLQDNILFSESVMTNILLGNPTASEEEVIQAAKQANAHDFIMGLSEGYHTKVGERGVKLSGGQKQRIAIARVFLKNPPILVLDEATSALDLESEHLIQAALETLAEQRTTFIVAHRLSTITHADRIVLIEHGEIVEMGRHDELMKKKGSYYNLFQVQQLEPKVHEETQTF from the coding sequence TTGAACAACATTTTAAGATACTTACAATTTGTCAAACCATACCGATTTCAAATTGTTGGAACGATTTTGATCGGCGTAATAAAATTCTCCATTCCGTTAATTACCCCGCTATTAATTAAGTTTGTCCTTGATGATGTTATTGGTAGCGAAATTCTATCCAAACAGGAAAAATTAGATCAGTTATTCATCCTAATGGCTTTAATGATTGTTGTATTTGTGATTCTCAGGCCGCCAGTAGAATACTATCGTCAATATTTTGCCCAGTGGACCGCAAATCGCATCCTTTATGATATTCGTGATCGGTTATTTACACATATTCAAAAATTAAGCTTTAAATACTATGCCAATACAAGATCTGGTGAAGTGATCTCCAGGGTCATCAACGATGTTGAGCAAACCAAAACATTTGTTATATCTGGATTAATGAATCTTTGGTTAGACATAGCTACAATCGTGATTGCCATCTTTATTATGTTCTCAATGGATATATCTTTAACCCTAGTTTCGCTTATCTTGTTTCCTTTTTACGGTTTTTCTGTTCGTTATTTCTTTGGGAACCTGAGGAAGCTTACGAGAGTTCGGTCCCAAGCTTTAGCAGAAGTTCAAAGCTATTTACATGAACGTGTACAGGGGATGCCGGTTATTAAAAGCTTTGCAATTGAGGATTTTGAACAGGGGCAATTTGATAAACAAAACCGAAATTTCTTAACAAAGGCAATAGATCACACGAGATGGAATGCAAAGTCTTTTGCAGTGGTTAATACGATTACTGATGTTGCTCCTTTAATCGTAATTGGCTTTTCAGCTTATCAGGTCATTCAGAATGATTTATCATTAGGAACGATGGTTGCATTTATTTCATATATCGAGAAGCTTTATAGTCCATTAAGAAGATTAGTGAACTCCTCAACAACCATTACACAATCAATCGCATCAATGGATCGGGTATTCGAATTCATGGATGAAGAATATGATATAGTCGACGCTGCTAATGCAGTCGAATGTAAAGAAGTTGAAGGGAACTTAATTTTTGATCATGTGTCCTTTTCCTATAATGACAATGAGGATTACGTACTAAAAGATATATCGCTCAATGTGAAAAAAGGAGAAACATTAGCTTTAGTTGGGATGAGTGGAGGTGGGAAAAGCTCGCTTATTAGCCTAATACCACGATTTTATGATGTAACAAAAGGAAAGATTCTTCTAGATGGTGTGGACATCTCCTCGATAAAGGTTCGGTCATTACGGGATAAAATTGGCATGGTGCTTCAGGATAATATTTTATTTAGCGAGTCGGTCATGACCAACATTTTACTCGGTAACCCAACTGCATCAGAAGAAGAAGTTATCCAAGCAGCAAAGCAAGCGAATGCACATGATTTTATTATGGGACTTTCTGAAGGATACCATACAAAAGTGGGCGAGAGAGGCGTTAAGCTATCAGGTGGTCAAAAACAAAGAATCGCCATTGCCAGGGTCTTTCTTAAAAACCCCCCAATTTTAGTACTGGATGAAGCTACTTCAGCACTTGATTTAGAAAGTGAGCACCTAATTCAGGCGGCACTTGAAACGCTTGCTGAGCAAAGAACTACATTTATCGTTGCACATCGTTTATCAACGATTACACATGCAGACCGTATTGTTCTAATTGAACACGGAGAAATAGTGGAAATGGGTCGTCATGATGAATTGATGAAGAAGAAGGGCAGCTACTATAATTTATTTCAGGTTCAACAACTGGAACCGAAAGTTCACGAGGAAACCCAGACTTTTTAG
- a CDS encoding YgaB family protein, with protein sequence MNNFNRLISEQMKTMDKLLEIQSELERCQEIEQELVKLQEETKIEDVQADIIRMKEELREIHQIFEQQTEEVIRSYQELNVMCK encoded by the coding sequence ATGAACAACTTTAACCGTTTAATCTCGGAGCAAATGAAAACAATGGATAAATTGTTAGAGATTCAGTCTGAGCTAGAAAGATGTCAAGAAATTGAACAAGAACTGGTAAAGCTTCAAGAAGAAACAAAAATAGAAGATGTTCAAGCCGATATCATCCGCATGAAGGAAGAGCTAAGGGAAATACATCAAATATTTGAGCAGCAAACAGAAGAAGTGATACGCTCCTATCAGGAATTGAACGTAATGTGTAAATAA
- a CDS encoding glutamate synthase-related protein, producing the protein MDQQWSPSLFTDFHRQEHDACGIVASLEKKKIPTRENIFHCIDALVLMNHRAGFINGEGDGVGIHIDIPQQLWKEKLSSAGKDPEVINSDRFVVGHFFITKNAGPKAIISELQSKLNQNGFEILFESDKVTDSAALGPIAIQENPVFWQIACLAPLSGKELSQKLFSLIVEFEKNEAVHVASLSQYHAVYKVMGAGDILPKYYQDLASPLVASTITLGHNRYSTNTLSSFFRVQPFSVLGHNGEINTIAKLRDEARMINVPLVKDGSDSQDLSRIIETFICREGYSLFEAMDVLFPPIVNEIKAFPEHLQDLYTYIREAWGHFAQGPAGIISRFADEAVFSVDSLGLRPLWMLETEKSYLFSSEPGIIPTTEFMNDPKPLAPGEKVGFKWNGEDLETYFMSEFHGEVYKRFANRISFKDARKRINPPKVEKTVTVNYPSKITNGQYKAFGWERDHVQLVEQMAEKGVEPIRSLGHDAPLAALNLERKNIPDFIKESVAVVTNPAIDRDRETEHFSTRTIIGKRPTLFAAEETSVVVELSTPILIEGKVGYDCSEELNQPSFDQLVNIFQTAKLVSYLPTTFAKNETIPEALTRITETAIEAVKSGKTLLILDDADAHQQDSFWIDPHLVTSAVDQALVKAGVRRDCSLLVRSAALRSLHDIMIAFGLGADVVSPYYMFITVLDDTTLKTVKNLYSALTKGVEKVISTIGIHELRGYGRLFSAIGFNDEIAQCLNITNFFGSKDLAFNFESLKEDSLLRAIDYHNEKERIGKTFNLFPRIWKSIGEMASTGSYDAYREKITEQEEQNPTTIRHLIELKKTNPIGTADEVDLHVGEHDLPFVISSMSFGSQNEIAFRAYAEGADRLNMVSLNGEGGEIKDMLGKYPKTRGQQVASGRFGVNAELLNSSNLLEIKIGQGAKPGEGGHLPGSKVTAKIAEARNATIGSDLISPSNNHDIYSIEDLAQMIHELKTANDKAKVAVKVPIVPNIGTIAVGIAKAGADIITLSGFDGGTGAARIHALQHVGLPVEIGVKAAHNALLEAGLRHQVELWADGGIKSAQDVLKVMLLGANRIGFGTLSMIAIGCTTCRGCHLDTCHVGIATQIESEAQAKAHGLRRFVPRQSELAVQAIINLFTAIGTELKSLAASIGVRNLQDAVGRSDLLQQLNGNDQLDLTYLLKALDISPLSAKEAVASIESSQLQVAVGAEYLDADVADLQHSREFHSVSSEQRVLGSRVSCHRVRGRLDGSYHDLPPVHLQYKGSIPGNGLGAYNCDGINIDISGGAQDGIGKTSFGGKIQVFKSKGKDGKFYNGSVGKGFGYGAQKGLLVAQGDADARAGIRLSGADMIIGGQLKKPIPQDEAGNIGTNANIKGFAFEYMTNGRGLVLGDPGPWICAGMTGGVVYLRHQPELGFTKEAIQRRIAKGAKVTVTSLNEKGIADVNELLGSYVDALKAQGQTEEADSLAFLLAKPEAHFVQVVPVKEQADPSVSTE; encoded by the coding sequence ATGGATCAACAATGGAGTCCGTCTCTATTTACAGATTTTCATCGTCAAGAACACGATGCTTGCGGAATTGTTGCAAGTCTTGAAAAAAAGAAAATACCTACAAGGGAAAACATTTTCCATTGTATCGATGCCCTTGTCCTGATGAACCACCGCGCTGGCTTTATTAACGGCGAAGGTGACGGCGTTGGGATTCACATCGATATTCCACAGCAATTGTGGAAGGAAAAATTATCGAGTGCTGGCAAGGATCCAGAAGTAATCAACAGCGACCGTTTTGTTGTTGGTCACTTTTTCATTACGAAAAATGCCGGACCGAAAGCGATTATTTCCGAGCTACAATCAAAGCTTAACCAAAACGGATTTGAAATATTATTTGAATCCGATAAGGTGACCGATTCAGCTGCACTAGGTCCAATTGCAATTCAGGAAAACCCTGTATTTTGGCAAATAGCCTGTCTTGCTCCTCTTTCTGGAAAAGAGTTATCTCAAAAGCTGTTTAGCCTAATTGTTGAATTTGAAAAAAATGAAGCCGTTCATGTAGCCTCTTTGAGTCAATATCACGCAGTTTATAAAGTAATGGGTGCTGGTGACATCCTTCCAAAATACTATCAAGACCTTGCTAGCCCACTTGTTGCATCTACCATTACACTTGGGCATAATCGTTATTCTACAAACACATTATCCAGCTTCTTCAGAGTACAGCCATTCAGTGTACTTGGACATAATGGCGAAATCAATACGATTGCAAAACTACGTGATGAAGCAAGAATGATCAATGTACCACTTGTAAAAGATGGAAGCGACTCACAAGACTTAAGCAGAATTATTGAAACCTTTATCTGTCGTGAAGGATATTCTCTATTTGAGGCAATGGATGTTTTATTCCCGCCAATCGTTAATGAAATTAAAGCATTCCCTGAACATTTACAGGATTTATATACGTATATTCGTGAAGCATGGGGACATTTTGCGCAAGGTCCAGCAGGGATTATTTCTAGATTTGCCGATGAAGCAGTATTTAGTGTCGATTCACTCGGTCTTCGTCCACTTTGGATGCTTGAAACTGAGAAATCATACTTATTCTCCTCTGAACCAGGTATCATACCAACAACAGAATTCATGAATGATCCGAAGCCGCTTGCACCTGGCGAAAAAGTGGGCTTCAAATGGAATGGTGAAGATCTTGAAACCTATTTCATGAGTGAATTCCATGGTGAGGTATATAAGCGTTTCGCAAATCGAATTAGCTTTAAAGATGCTAGAAAGCGTATTAATCCACCTAAGGTTGAAAAGACGGTAACCGTTAATTATCCGTCAAAAATCACTAATGGTCAGTATAAGGCATTTGGTTGGGAAAGAGACCATGTACAATTAGTGGAGCAAATGGCTGAAAAAGGCGTTGAGCCAATCCGTTCACTAGGACATGATGCACCACTTGCAGCTTTAAATCTGGAACGTAAAAACATTCCTGATTTTATTAAAGAAAGCGTAGCGGTTGTTACCAATCCAGCAATTGACCGTGATCGTGAAACAGAGCACTTCTCAACACGAACAATTATTGGCAAACGCCCAACTCTGTTCGCTGCAGAAGAAACTAGTGTGGTTGTGGAGCTTAGCACGCCAATCCTTATCGAAGGAAAAGTTGGCTATGACTGTTCTGAAGAACTCAACCAACCAAGCTTTGATCAATTAGTCAACATTTTCCAAACCGCTAAATTAGTTTCATATTTACCAACAACATTTGCAAAAAATGAAACAATTCCTGAGGCATTAACAAGAATTACGGAAACAGCGATTGAAGCAGTGAAATCTGGAAAAACGCTTTTGATCTTAGATGATGCAGATGCACATCAACAGGATTCGTTCTGGATTGATCCACATCTTGTAACATCAGCTGTAGATCAGGCATTAGTAAAAGCAGGTGTGCGTAGAGACTGTTCTTTATTAGTTCGTTCCGCTGCCCTTCGTTCGTTACATGATATTATGATTGCATTTGGTTTAGGGGCAGATGTTGTTTCCCCATACTATATGTTTATTACTGTACTAGATGACACCACCTTAAAAACGGTGAAAAATTTATACAGCGCCCTTACAAAAGGGGTTGAAAAAGTCATTTCTACAATTGGAATTCATGAGCTGCGCGGATACGGCAGACTGTTTTCGGCAATCGGCTTTAATGACGAGATTGCACAATGCTTAAATATTACGAACTTCTTTGGTTCAAAGGATCTAGCTTTCAATTTCGAATCACTTAAAGAAGATTCTTTACTAAGAGCCATCGATTACCATAATGAAAAAGAGCGGATTGGCAAAACATTTAATTTGTTCCCAAGAATTTGGAAATCAATTGGTGAAATGGCTTCGACAGGAAGCTATGATGCTTACCGAGAAAAAATCACGGAGCAGGAAGAACAAAATCCTACAACCATTCGTCATTTAATCGAATTGAAGAAAACAAATCCGATTGGGACTGCTGATGAGGTCGATTTACATGTCGGTGAGCATGATTTACCGTTCGTCATCTCTTCTATGTCGTTTGGATCGCAAAATGAAATCGCGTTCCGCGCCTATGCAGAAGGAGCAGATCGTCTCAATATGGTCAGCCTTAACGGTGAAGGCGGCGAAATTAAGGATATGCTTGGAAAATATCCAAAGACACGTGGCCAACAGGTTGCATCAGGTCGATTTGGGGTAAATGCTGAGCTATTAAACTCATCAAATCTACTTGAAATCAAAATTGGTCAAGGGGCGAAGCCTGGTGAAGGTGGTCATCTGCCTGGATCTAAGGTTACAGCTAAAATTGCCGAAGCCAGAAATGCAACAATCGGATCTGATTTAATTTCACCATCAAATAACCATGATATTTATTCGATTGAAGACCTGGCACAAATGATCCATGAGCTTAAAACAGCAAATGATAAAGCAAAGGTTGCTGTTAAAGTACCAATCGTACCAAACATTGGAACAATCGCGGTTGGTATCGCTAAAGCAGGTGCCGATATCATTACTTTGAGTGGTTTCGACGGCGGAACTGGAGCGGCAAGAATTCATGCCCTTCAGCATGTTGGTTTGCCAGTTGAAATTGGTGTAAAGGCTGCACATAACGCTCTATTAGAGGCTGGACTTCGTCACCAAGTAGAGCTTTGGGCTGATGGCGGTATCAAGAGTGCGCAGGATGTATTAAAAGTTATGTTACTTGGCGCTAACCGTATTGGTTTCGGAACATTATCGATGATTGCAATTGGATGTACAACTTGCCGTGGCTGTCACTTAGATACTTGTCACGTTGGAATTGCCACTCAAATCGAATCTGAAGCACAAGCAAAAGCGCATGGTTTGCGTCGTTTTGTGCCAAGACAATCAGAGCTGGCTGTTCAGGCTATTATTAACCTATTTACAGCGATTGGTACTGAATTAAAGAGCTTAGCTGCCTCCATTGGCGTACGTAATCTCCAGGACGCAGTTGGTCGCTCAGACTTATTACAACAATTAAATGGCAATGATCAATTAGATCTAACCTATTTATTAAAAGCATTGGATATTAGTCCATTAAGTGCAAAAGAAGCCGTCGCATCAATCGAATCATCACAGCTTCAAGTTGCTGTAGGTGCGGAATATCTTGATGCAGACGTTGCTGATTTACAGCATTCACGCGAGTTCCATTCAGTAAGTTCAGAACAACGTGTACTTGGAAGCCGTGTTTCATGTCACCGTGTTCGTGGGCGTCTCGATGGTTCTTATCATGATCTGCCGCCGGTACACCTACAATATAAAGGATCTATTCCAGGTAACGGCCTTGGTGCTTACAACTGTGATGGAATCAATATTGATATTAGCGGTGGGGCCCAGGACGGAATCGGTAAAACTTCCTTCGGTGGAAAGATTCAAGTGTTCAAATCAAAAGGAAAAGACGGCAAATTCTATAATGGCTCTGTTGGTAAAGGCTTTGGCTATGGCGCTCAAAAAGGATTGCTTGTTGCTCAAGGTGATGCTGATGCCCGTGCAGGAATCAGATTATCCGGAGCTGACATGATTATTGGCGGTCAATTAAAGAAACCAATTCCACAGGATGAAGCTGGAAACATTGGTACGAACGCTAATATTAAAGGCTTTGCTTTTGAATACATGACCAATGGTCGCGGACTTGTTTTAGGTGACCCAGGTCCATGGATTTGTGCTGGGATGACCGGTGGGGTTGTATACCTACGTCATCAACCTGAATTAGGTTTTACAAAAGAAGCGATTCAACGAAGAATTGCTAAAGGAGCAAAGGTGACTGTCACTTCTCTAAATGAGAAAGGGATTGCTGATGTGAATGAATTACTTGGCTCCTATGTTGACGCACTTAAAGCTCAAGGACAAACTGAGGAAGCAGACAGCTTAGCTTTTCTATTGGCTAAACCGGAAGCACACTTTGTTCAGGTTGTTCCAGTAAAAGAACAAGCCGATCCATCTGTCTCTACAGAGTGA
- a CDS encoding aromatic acid exporter family protein codes for MKLGARIFKTGIAIILALLLSELLQLPSPVFAGIAAIFAIQPTIYRSFLSIIEQIQGNFIGAAIAISFVLLFGNEIIIIGLAAIIVITINLKLKIENTIALSLVTLIAIMETPGDEFIHFAIIRFSTIMLGVLSSFMVNLIFLPPKYENKLFTGVTEVTAEIIRWIRYSIRHASEHRLLKNDIIKIKDSMIKIDQLFLMYTEERNYFKKTTLVKSRKLVVYRQMVSTAKRALDVLKRLHRYENELQQMPVEFQNAIQAQLDCLINHHEQMLLRFIGKIKPNAALEKQDVCMSKQDLFDLFLAQQKGIDEPYAPILFHSMQVIASIIEYREQIEHLETLINSFQSFHKGANEVEFEEAK; via the coding sequence ATGAAACTTGGTGCCCGCATTTTTAAAACGGGAATCGCAATTATTCTTGCACTTTTATTATCAGAACTACTTCAATTACCTTCACCAGTCTTTGCTGGAATCGCAGCCATCTTTGCCATACAGCCAACCATTTATCGTTCGTTTTTATCCATTATTGAACAAATTCAAGGTAATTTTATTGGAGCGGCTATTGCCATATCCTTTGTTTTACTTTTTGGCAACGAAATCATCATTATTGGCCTGGCCGCTATCATCGTCATAACGATCAATTTGAAATTAAAAATTGAAAACACGATTGCTCTTTCTCTGGTAACATTAATTGCAATCATGGAAACACCTGGGGATGAATTTATTCATTTTGCTATCATTCGTTTTTCGACCATTATGCTTGGGGTATTATCATCATTTATGGTGAATTTAATTTTTCTACCACCAAAGTACGAAAATAAGCTGTTTACAGGTGTGACTGAGGTGACAGCAGAAATCATCCGCTGGATTCGGTATAGCATTCGCCATGCATCAGAGCATCGACTTCTAAAGAATGATATCATCAAAATTAAAGATTCCATGATTAAAATAGACCAGTTGTTTCTCATGTATACAGAGGAACGGAACTATTTTAAAAAAACTACCTTAGTTAAATCCCGTAAGCTGGTCGTATATCGCCAGATGGTATCAACCGCAAAAAGGGCTCTTGATGTATTAAAACGTCTTCATCGCTATGAAAATGAGCTACAGCAAATGCCAGTAGAATTCCAAAATGCGATACAAGCCCAGCTTGATTGCCTAATTAATCATCATGAACAAATGCTGCTTCGATTTATTGGAAAAATTAAACCCAATGCTGCATTGGAGAAACAAGACGTTTGTATGAGTAAGCAGGATTTATTTGATCTGTTTTTAGCTCAGCAAAAAGGCATTGATGAACCATATGCGCCAATCCTATTTCATTCCATGCAGGTAATCGCCTCAATTATAGAATATAGAGAACAAATCGAGCATCTAGAAACATTAATCAATAGCTTCCAATCATTTCATAAAGGTGCAAACGAGGTTGAGTTTGAGGAAGCAAAGTAA
- a CDS encoding DUF402 domain-containing protein, with product MGVPIEGETVQIHSYKHNGHIHRVWEQTTILKGTQSLVIGGNDRTMVTESDGRTWITREPAIVYFHSQYWFNVIGMLREDGIYYYCNISSPYIFDNEALKYIDYDLDIKVFPDMTFNLLDEDEYERHRKEMKYPDIIDQILKRNVDQLIQWIRQRKGPFAPDFIDIWYERYLTYRR from the coding sequence TTGGGCGTTCCCATCGAAGGTGAAACAGTACAAATTCATAGCTATAAACACAATGGGCACATCCATCGCGTCTGGGAACAAACAACCATTTTAAAAGGGACGCAAAGCTTGGTCATTGGTGGCAATGATCGAACCATGGTAACAGAATCAGATGGAAGAACGTGGATTACACGTGAGCCTGCCATTGTATATTTCCATTCTCAATATTGGTTTAATGTCATTGGTATGCTCCGTGAGGATGGAATTTATTATTATTGCAATATTAGTTCACCCTATATTTTTGACAATGAAGCATTAAAGTATATTGATTATGATTTAGATATTAAAGTATTTCCAGATATGACCTTTAATTTACTGGATGAAGATGAGTATGAACGTCATCGTAAAGAAATGAAGTATCCCGATATCATTGATCAAATTCTGAAACGCAATGTTGATCAGCTAATTCAATGGATCCGTCAAAGAAAAGGCCCATTTGCACCTGATTTTATTGATATTTGGTATGAAAGGTATTTAACTTACAGACGTTAA
- a CDS encoding spore coat protein — protein sequence MQNQQNQIANPQTGQLPQVKGPEMNDRDFVNDGLSTCKYLTDSLNSAVREASHIQLHADFMQILTETHQSARDLFNLMFKEGWYKLEAAEQQKVDQAYQQFNGYSSQFPY from the coding sequence ATGCAAAATCAACAAAATCAAATTGCTAATCCGCAAACTGGACAATTACCTCAAGTAAAAGGGCCAGAAATGAACGATCGTGACTTTGTTAACGATGGATTAAGCACATGCAAATATTTAACTGATAGTTTAAATAGTGCCGTACGTGAAGCAAGTCATATTCAATTACATGCTGACTTTATGCAGATTTTGACGGAAACACATCAAAGTGCTCGTGATTTGTTTAACTTAATGTTTAAAGAAGGCTGGTATAAGCTAGAAGCAGCAGAACAACAAAAAGTTGACCAAGCCTATCAACAATTTAACGGTTATTCTTCGCAATTTCCTTACTGA
- a CDS encoding ferritin-like domain-containing protein — translation MIMQNQAQMQTPPTAITTKDLDYIKDALSWELLAFKKFHHLASQVQNNEIKQALEKAGQMHQNHYQKILSHLQVDNNTALANMPSMQQMQ, via the coding sequence ATGATTATGCAAAATCAAGCACAGATGCAGACACCTCCGACTGCGATTACAACAAAGGATTTAGATTATATTAAGGATGCCTTATCATGGGAACTGCTTGCCTTTAAAAAATTCCACCACTTAGCAAGCCAGGTTCAAAACAATGAAATTAAACAAGCGCTTGAAAAAGCAGGGCAGATGCACCAAAACCATTATCAAAAAATACTATCTCATCTACAAGTTGATAATAATACCGCACTAGCAAATATGCCTAGCATGCAACAAATGCAGTAA